A window from Pelodiscus sinensis isolate JC-2024 chromosome 31, ASM4963464v1, whole genome shotgun sequence encodes these proteins:
- the LOC142821564 gene encoding uncharacterized protein LOC142821564 isoform X1 — MAAESPVESVWEEAPCPVCLEDFTAPLTLECGHNFCQAPLSPQGRDTEQQGPLWPNRQLANVVELAKPLSFQSSKRAKWDGVCGEHQEALKLFCEEDQTPICVVCDKSQAPMVLQIKEAAQEYKEKLETHLKTLREEREKLMRRKTTAEGKSQEYLKWTQAKRQMIVAEFQQLLQFLEEQKQRLLAQLEQLDEAIRRFQIDTVRNLSVQISRISEGIGELEGTCQKPASEFLQDVRSTLSRCEMGQFQLPEEISPELEEQVRGFSQETIALSETLREFKDTLPSALERARGKSLGAFRQGEFAGGNSLSDVRIPLKTSSWDCHWSYQPNPATTVRRAVNHPVISEEPQGCCMGTCGHLEKHRSIAFPVSKTDGISWVEREEELRIPGPPSCEEGEIISNTLTGDGTLTENHEKSLQLEGLEQVSPCGLLLRRSEGRVFQICEQGESCESQYTPKKQQGNHLGEGQGNSSSRSTREKRNTETVQQEIRHQQSPCTCSDCETLPEHQRVHMGEKPFKCSDAGKSFSEHSHFTNHQKINTRDTLHNCSDCGKNFSTNSHLVIHRMAHTGEKPFNCSVCGKSFSQKSNLVTHRRTHTGEKPFNCSDCGKNFSSSSYLVTHRRNHTGEKPFNCSDCEKSFGQISHLVRHRMTHTGEKPFYCSDCGKSFSRSSYLVTHRRIHTGEKPFNCSDCGKSFSHRASLLNHKRTHTGKKLFNCSDCGKSFSQCSCVTSHQNTYKRVAL; from the exons atggctgcagaaaGCCCCGTGGAAAGTGTCTGGGAAGAAGCGCCGTGTCCcgtctgtctggaggatttcacagcccctctcactttggagtgtgggcacaatttctgccaggcccccctcagccctcaaggcagagacactgagcagcagggacccctctgGCCCAACCGGCAGCTGGCAAATGTGGTGGAGctagccaagccgctgagtttccagTCATCAAAGAGAGCAAAATGggacggggtgtgtggggagcaccaagaggctctgaagctgttctgtgaagaggatcaaactcccatctgtgtggtgtgtgacaaATCCCAGGCTCCCATGGTGCTGCAAATaaaggaagctgcccaggagtacaag gaaaaactggagactcatttgaagactctgagggaggagagagagaagctgatgagaaggaaaacaacagcagaagggaaaagccaggagtatctg aaatggacccaagccaagaggcagatgattgtggctgagtttcagcagctgctgcagtttctggAGGAACAAAAGCAGCGACtcctagcccagctggagcaattaGATGAGGCAATTAGGAGGTTCCAGATTGACACTGTCAGGAACCTCTCCGTGCAGATTTCCCGTATCAGCGAGGGGATCGGTGAACTGGAGGGGACATGTCAGAAGCCagcaagtgaattcctgcag GACGTCAGAAGCACCCTGAGTAG gtgtgagatggGGCAGTTCCAACTGCCGGAAGAGATTTCTCCTGAACtagaagaacaagtcagaggtttctcccaggaaacgattgctctgtcggagactctgagggagttcaaag acactctgccctctgcactggagagagcaagaggaaaatcccttggagctttcagacaaggtgaaTTTGCTGGTGGAAATTCTTTAAGTGATGTGAGAATTCctctgaaaacatcttcatgggattgtcattggagttaccaaccaaacccagcgACCACGGTGCGCAGAGCCGTGAATCACCCAGTGATTAGTGAGGAGCCCcaagggtgctgcatggggacctgtgGACACTTGGAGAAACACCGGTCTATAG CATTTCCAGTCTCCAAAACTGATgggatctcctgggtggagcgagaGGAGGAGTTGCGAATCCCAGGTCCTCcgagctgtgaggaaggggagatcatcagcaacaccctgacag GTGACGGGACACTGACCGAGAACCATGAAAAGAGTCTTCAGCTGGAAGGACTGgagcaagtgtctccatgtgGACTATTACTGAGACGATCTGAAGGACGTGTTTTCCAGATATGTGAGCAAGGGGAGAGCTGTGAGAGTCAGTATACCCCAAAAAAGCAGCAGGGAAATCATctaggagagggacagggtaacTCCAGTAGCAGGAGCAcaagggagaaaagaaacacagaaaccgtTCAACAGGAAATCCgccatcaacagtcaccctgcacgtgtagtgactgtgaaactcttCCTGAACATCAAAGGGTCCATAtgggagagaagcccttcaagtgctctgacgctgggaaaagcttcagtgagcactCACACTTTACAAACCATCAGAAAATAAATACAAGAGACACACTccataactgctctgactgtgggaaaaacttcagtacaaactcaCACTTGGTTATCCATAGGAtggctcacacaggagagaagcctttcaattgctctgtgtgtgggaaaagcttcagtcagaagtcaaaccttgttacccataggaggacccacacaggagagaaacccttcaattgctctgactgcgggaaaaacttcagtagtagctcataccttgttacccataggaggaaccacacaggggagaaacctttcaattgctctgactgcgagaaAAGCTTCGGTCAGatttcacaccttgttagacataggatgacccacacaggagagaaacccttctactgctctgactgtgggaaaagcttcagtagaagctcataccttgttacccataggaggatccacacaggagagaaacctttcaattgctctgactgcgggaaaagcttcagtcaccgCGCAAGCCTTTTAAACCAtaagaggacccacacaggaaagaaacttttcaattgctctgactgcgggaaaagcttcagtcagtgctCCTGCGTTACTAGCCATCAGAATACATACAAGAGAGTTGCTTTATAA
- the LOC142821564 gene encoding uncharacterized protein LOC142821564 isoform X2 — MAAESPVESVWEEAPCPVCLEDFTAPLTLECGHNFCQAPLSPQGRDTEQQGPLWPNRQLANVVELAKPLSFQSSKRAKWDGVCGEHQEALKLFCEEDQTPICVVCDKSQAPMVLQIKEAAQEYKEKLETHLKTLREEREKLMRRKTTAEGKSQEYLKWTQAKRQMIVAEFQQLLQFLEEQKQRLLAQLEQLDEAIRRFQIDTVRNLSVQISRISEGIGELEGTCQKPASEFLQDVRSTLSRCEMGQFQLPEEISPELEEQVRGFSQETIALSETLREFKDTLPSALERARGKSLGAFRQAFPVSKTDGISWVEREEELRIPGPPSCEEGEIISNTLTGDGTLTENHEKSLQLEGLEQVSPCGLLLRRSEGRVFQICEQGESCESQYTPKKQQGNHLGEGQGNSSSRSTREKRNTETVQQEIRHQQSPCTCSDCETLPEHQRVHMGEKPFKCSDAGKSFSEHSHFTNHQKINTRDTLHNCSDCGKNFSTNSHLVIHRMAHTGEKPFNCSVCGKSFSQKSNLVTHRRTHTGEKPFNCSDCGKNFSSSSYLVTHRRNHTGEKPFNCSDCEKSFGQISHLVRHRMTHTGEKPFYCSDCGKSFSRSSYLVTHRRIHTGEKPFNCSDCGKSFSHRASLLNHKRTHTGKKLFNCSDCGKSFSQCSCVTSHQNTYKRVAL, encoded by the exons atggctgcagaaaGCCCCGTGGAAAGTGTCTGGGAAGAAGCGCCGTGTCCcgtctgtctggaggatttcacagcccctctcactttggagtgtgggcacaatttctgccaggcccccctcagccctcaaggcagagacactgagcagcagggacccctctgGCCCAACCGGCAGCTGGCAAATGTGGTGGAGctagccaagccgctgagtttccagTCATCAAAGAGAGCAAAATGggacggggtgtgtggggagcaccaagaggctctgaagctgttctgtgaagaggatcaaactcccatctgtgtggtgtgtgacaaATCCCAGGCTCCCATGGTGCTGCAAATaaaggaagctgcccaggagtacaag gaaaaactggagactcatttgaagactctgagggaggagagagagaagctgatgagaaggaaaacaacagcagaagggaaaagccaggagtatctg aaatggacccaagccaagaggcagatgattgtggctgagtttcagcagctgctgcagtttctggAGGAACAAAAGCAGCGACtcctagcccagctggagcaattaGATGAGGCAATTAGGAGGTTCCAGATTGACACTGTCAGGAACCTCTCCGTGCAGATTTCCCGTATCAGCGAGGGGATCGGTGAACTGGAGGGGACATGTCAGAAGCCagcaagtgaattcctgcag GACGTCAGAAGCACCCTGAGTAG gtgtgagatggGGCAGTTCCAACTGCCGGAAGAGATTTCTCCTGAACtagaagaacaagtcagaggtttctcccaggaaacgattgctctgtcggagactctgagggagttcaaag acactctgccctctgcactggagagagcaagaggaaaatcccttggagctttcagacaag CATTTCCAGTCTCCAAAACTGATgggatctcctgggtggagcgagaGGAGGAGTTGCGAATCCCAGGTCCTCcgagctgtgaggaaggggagatcatcagcaacaccctgacag GTGACGGGACACTGACCGAGAACCATGAAAAGAGTCTTCAGCTGGAAGGACTGgagcaagtgtctccatgtgGACTATTACTGAGACGATCTGAAGGACGTGTTTTCCAGATATGTGAGCAAGGGGAGAGCTGTGAGAGTCAGTATACCCCAAAAAAGCAGCAGGGAAATCATctaggagagggacagggtaacTCCAGTAGCAGGAGCAcaagggagaaaagaaacacagaaaccgtTCAACAGGAAATCCgccatcaacagtcaccctgcacgtgtagtgactgtgaaactcttCCTGAACATCAAAGGGTCCATAtgggagagaagcccttcaagtgctctgacgctgggaaaagcttcagtgagcactCACACTTTACAAACCATCAGAAAATAAATACAAGAGACACACTccataactgctctgactgtgggaaaaacttcagtacaaactcaCACTTGGTTATCCATAGGAtggctcacacaggagagaagcctttcaattgctctgtgtgtgggaaaagcttcagtcagaagtcaaaccttgttacccataggaggacccacacaggagagaaacccttcaattgctctgactgcgggaaaaacttcagtagtagctcataccttgttacccataggaggaaccacacaggggagaaacctttcaattgctctgactgcgagaaAAGCTTCGGTCAGatttcacaccttgttagacataggatgacccacacaggagagaaacccttctactgctctgactgtgggaaaagcttcagtagaagctcataccttgttacccataggaggatccacacaggagagaaacctttcaattgctctgactgcgggaaaagcttcagtcaccgCGCAAGCCTTTTAAACCAtaagaggacccacacaggaaagaaacttttcaattgctctgactgcgggaaaagcttcagtcagtgctCCTGCGTTACTAGCCATCAGAATACATACAAGAGAGTTGCTTTATAA
- the LOC142821564 gene encoding uncharacterized protein LOC142821564 isoform X3, with amino-acid sequence MAAESPVESVWEEAPCPVCLEDFTAPLTLECGHNFCQAPLSPQGRDTEQQGPLWPNRQLANVVELAKPLSFQSSKRAKWDGVCGEHQEALKLFCEEDQTPICVVCDKSQAPMVLQIKEAAQEYKEKLETHLKTLREEREKLMRRKTTAEGKSQEYLKWTQAKRQMIVAEFQQLLQFLEEQKQRLLAQLEQLDEAIRRFQIDTVRNLSVQISRISEGIGELEGTCQKPASEFLQDVRSTLSRCEMGQFQLPEEISPELEEQVRGFSQETIALSETLREFKAFPVSKTDGISWVEREEELRIPGPPSCEEGEIISNTLTGDGTLTENHEKSLQLEGLEQVSPCGLLLRRSEGRVFQICEQGESCESQYTPKKQQGNHLGEGQGNSSSRSTREKRNTETVQQEIRHQQSPCTCSDCETLPEHQRVHMGEKPFKCSDAGKSFSEHSHFTNHQKINTRDTLHNCSDCGKNFSTNSHLVIHRMAHTGEKPFNCSVCGKSFSQKSNLVTHRRTHTGEKPFNCSDCGKNFSSSSYLVTHRRNHTGEKPFNCSDCEKSFGQISHLVRHRMTHTGEKPFYCSDCGKSFSRSSYLVTHRRIHTGEKPFNCSDCGKSFSHRASLLNHKRTHTGKKLFNCSDCGKSFSQCSCVTSHQNTYKRVAL; translated from the exons atggctgcagaaaGCCCCGTGGAAAGTGTCTGGGAAGAAGCGCCGTGTCCcgtctgtctggaggatttcacagcccctctcactttggagtgtgggcacaatttctgccaggcccccctcagccctcaaggcagagacactgagcagcagggacccctctgGCCCAACCGGCAGCTGGCAAATGTGGTGGAGctagccaagccgctgagtttccagTCATCAAAGAGAGCAAAATGggacggggtgtgtggggagcaccaagaggctctgaagctgttctgtgaagaggatcaaactcccatctgtgtggtgtgtgacaaATCCCAGGCTCCCATGGTGCTGCAAATaaaggaagctgcccaggagtacaag gaaaaactggagactcatttgaagactctgagggaggagagagagaagctgatgagaaggaaaacaacagcagaagggaaaagccaggagtatctg aaatggacccaagccaagaggcagatgattgtggctgagtttcagcagctgctgcagtttctggAGGAACAAAAGCAGCGACtcctagcccagctggagcaattaGATGAGGCAATTAGGAGGTTCCAGATTGACACTGTCAGGAACCTCTCCGTGCAGATTTCCCGTATCAGCGAGGGGATCGGTGAACTGGAGGGGACATGTCAGAAGCCagcaagtgaattcctgcag GACGTCAGAAGCACCCTGAGTAG gtgtgagatggGGCAGTTCCAACTGCCGGAAGAGATTTCTCCTGAACtagaagaacaagtcagaggtttctcccaggaaacgattgctctgtcggagactctgagggagttcaaag CATTTCCAGTCTCCAAAACTGATgggatctcctgggtggagcgagaGGAGGAGTTGCGAATCCCAGGTCCTCcgagctgtgaggaaggggagatcatcagcaacaccctgacag GTGACGGGACACTGACCGAGAACCATGAAAAGAGTCTTCAGCTGGAAGGACTGgagcaagtgtctccatgtgGACTATTACTGAGACGATCTGAAGGACGTGTTTTCCAGATATGTGAGCAAGGGGAGAGCTGTGAGAGTCAGTATACCCCAAAAAAGCAGCAGGGAAATCATctaggagagggacagggtaacTCCAGTAGCAGGAGCAcaagggagaaaagaaacacagaaaccgtTCAACAGGAAATCCgccatcaacagtcaccctgcacgtgtagtgactgtgaaactcttCCTGAACATCAAAGGGTCCATAtgggagagaagcccttcaagtgctctgacgctgggaaaagcttcagtgagcactCACACTTTACAAACCATCAGAAAATAAATACAAGAGACACACTccataactgctctgactgtgggaaaaacttcagtacaaactcaCACTTGGTTATCCATAGGAtggctcacacaggagagaagcctttcaattgctctgtgtgtgggaaaagcttcagtcagaagtcaaaccttgttacccataggaggacccacacaggagagaaacccttcaattgctctgactgcgggaaaaacttcagtagtagctcataccttgttacccataggaggaaccacacaggggagaaacctttcaattgctctgactgcgagaaAAGCTTCGGTCAGatttcacaccttgttagacataggatgacccacacaggagagaaacccttctactgctctgactgtgggaaaagcttcagtagaagctcataccttgttacccataggaggatccacacaggagagaaacctttcaattgctctgactgcgggaaaagcttcagtcaccgCGCAAGCCTTTTAAACCAtaagaggacccacacaggaaagaaacttttcaattgctctgactgcgggaaaagcttcagtcagtgctCCTGCGTTACTAGCCATCAGAATACATACAAGAGAGTTGCTTTATAA
- the LOC142821564 gene encoding zinc finger protein RFP-like isoform X4 → MAAESPVESVWEEAPCPVCLEDFTAPLTLECGHNFCQAPLSPQGRDTEQQGPLWPNRQLANVVELAKPLSFQSSKRAKWDGVCGEHQEALKLFCEEDQTPICVVCDKSQAPMVLQIKEAAQEYKEKLETHLKTLREEREKLMRRKTTAEGKSQEYLKWTQAKRQMIVAEFQQLLQFLEEQKQRLLAQLEQLDEAIRRFQIDTVRNLSVQISRISEGIGELEGTCQKPASEFLQDVRSTLSRCEMGQFQLPEEISPELEEQVRGFSQETIALSETLREFKDTLPSALERARGKSLGAFRQGEFAGGNSLSDVRIPLKTSSWDCHWSYQPNPATTVRRAVNHPVISEEPQGCCMGTCGHLEKHRSIAFPVSKTDGISWVEREEELRIPGPPSCEEGEIISNTLTEFPCSSSWRITPVWIIPLFQQVTGH, encoded by the exons atggctgcagaaaGCCCCGTGGAAAGTGTCTGGGAAGAAGCGCCGTGTCCcgtctgtctggaggatttcacagcccctctcactttggagtgtgggcacaatttctgccaggcccccctcagccctcaaggcagagacactgagcagcagggacccctctgGCCCAACCGGCAGCTGGCAAATGTGGTGGAGctagccaagccgctgagtttccagTCATCAAAGAGAGCAAAATGggacggggtgtgtggggagcaccaagaggctctgaagctgttctgtgaagaggatcaaactcccatctgtgtggtgtgtgacaaATCCCAGGCTCCCATGGTGCTGCAAATaaaggaagctgcccaggagtacaag gaaaaactggagactcatttgaagactctgagggaggagagagagaagctgatgagaaggaaaacaacagcagaagggaaaagccaggagtatctg aaatggacccaagccaagaggcagatgattgtggctgagtttcagcagctgctgcagtttctggAGGAACAAAAGCAGCGACtcctagcccagctggagcaattaGATGAGGCAATTAGGAGGTTCCAGATTGACACTGTCAGGAACCTCTCCGTGCAGATTTCCCGTATCAGCGAGGGGATCGGTGAACTGGAGGGGACATGTCAGAAGCCagcaagtgaattcctgcag GACGTCAGAAGCACCCTGAGTAG gtgtgagatggGGCAGTTCCAACTGCCGGAAGAGATTTCTCCTGAACtagaagaacaagtcagaggtttctcccaggaaacgattgctctgtcggagactctgagggagttcaaag acactctgccctctgcactggagagagcaagaggaaaatcccttggagctttcagacaaggtgaaTTTGCTGGTGGAAATTCTTTAAGTGATGTGAGAATTCctctgaaaacatcttcatgggattgtcattggagttaccaaccaaacccagcgACCACGGTGCGCAGAGCCGTGAATCACCCAGTGATTAGTGAGGAGCCCcaagggtgctgcatggggacctgtgGACACTTGGAGAAACACCGGTCTATAG CATTTCCAGTCTCCAAAACTGATgggatctcctgggtggagcgagaGGAGGAGTTGCGAATCCCAGGTCCTCcgagctgtgaggaaggggagatcatcagcaacaccctgacag AGTTTCCTTGCAGTTCATCGTGgagaataactcctgtctggatcATTCCTCTATTCCAACAGGTGACGGGACACTGA
- the LOC142821564 gene encoding zinc finger protein RFP-like isoform X5, with amino-acid sequence MAAESPVESVWEEAPCPVCLEDFTAPLTLECGHNFCQAPLSPQGRDTEQQGPLWPNRQLANVVELAKPLSFQSSKRAKWDGVCGEHQEALKLFCEEDQTPICVVCDKSQAPMVLQIKEAAQEYKEKLETHLKTLREEREKLMRRKTTAEGKSQEYLKWTQAKRQMIVAEFQQLLQFLEEQKQRLLAQLEQLDEAIRRFQIDTVRNLSVQISRISEGIGELEGTCQKPASEFLQDVRSTLSRCEMGQFQLPEEISPELEEQVRGFSQETIALSETLREFKDTLPSALERARGKSLGAFRQAFPVSKTDGISWVEREEELRIPGPPSCEEGEIISNTLTEFPCSSSWRITPVWIIPLFQQVTGH; translated from the exons atggctgcagaaaGCCCCGTGGAAAGTGTCTGGGAAGAAGCGCCGTGTCCcgtctgtctggaggatttcacagcccctctcactttggagtgtgggcacaatttctgccaggcccccctcagccctcaaggcagagacactgagcagcagggacccctctgGCCCAACCGGCAGCTGGCAAATGTGGTGGAGctagccaagccgctgagtttccagTCATCAAAGAGAGCAAAATGggacggggtgtgtggggagcaccaagaggctctgaagctgttctgtgaagaggatcaaactcccatctgtgtggtgtgtgacaaATCCCAGGCTCCCATGGTGCTGCAAATaaaggaagctgcccaggagtacaag gaaaaactggagactcatttgaagactctgagggaggagagagagaagctgatgagaaggaaaacaacagcagaagggaaaagccaggagtatctg aaatggacccaagccaagaggcagatgattgtggctgagtttcagcagctgctgcagtttctggAGGAACAAAAGCAGCGACtcctagcccagctggagcaattaGATGAGGCAATTAGGAGGTTCCAGATTGACACTGTCAGGAACCTCTCCGTGCAGATTTCCCGTATCAGCGAGGGGATCGGTGAACTGGAGGGGACATGTCAGAAGCCagcaagtgaattcctgcag GACGTCAGAAGCACCCTGAGTAG gtgtgagatggGGCAGTTCCAACTGCCGGAAGAGATTTCTCCTGAACtagaagaacaagtcagaggtttctcccaggaaacgattgctctgtcggagactctgagggagttcaaag acactctgccctctgcactggagagagcaagaggaaaatcccttggagctttcagacaag CATTTCCAGTCTCCAAAACTGATgggatctcctgggtggagcgagaGGAGGAGTTGCGAATCCCAGGTCCTCcgagctgtgaggaaggggagatcatcagcaacaccctgacag AGTTTCCTTGCAGTTCATCGTGgagaataactcctgtctggatcATTCCTCTATTCCAACAGGTGACGGGACACTGA
- the LOC142821564 gene encoding zinc finger protein RFP-like isoform X6, whose protein sequence is MAAESPVESVWEEAPCPVCLEDFTAPLTLECGHNFCQAPLSPQGRDTEQQGPLWPNRQLANVVELAKPLSFQSSKRAKWDGVCGEHQEALKLFCEEDQTPICVVCDKSQAPMVLQIKEAAQEYKEKLETHLKTLREEREKLMRRKTTAEGKSQEYLKWTQAKRQMIVAEFQQLLQFLEEQKQRLLAQLEQLDEAIRRFQIDTVRNLSVQISRISEGIGELEGTCQKPASEFLQDVRSTLSRCEMGQFQLPEEISPELEEQVRGFSQETIALSETLREFKAFPVSKTDGISWVEREEELRIPGPPSCEEGEIISNTLTEFPCSSSWRITPVWIIPLFQQVTGH, encoded by the exons atggctgcagaaaGCCCCGTGGAAAGTGTCTGGGAAGAAGCGCCGTGTCCcgtctgtctggaggatttcacagcccctctcactttggagtgtgggcacaatttctgccaggcccccctcagccctcaaggcagagacactgagcagcagggacccctctgGCCCAACCGGCAGCTGGCAAATGTGGTGGAGctagccaagccgctgagtttccagTCATCAAAGAGAGCAAAATGggacggggtgtgtggggagcaccaagaggctctgaagctgttctgtgaagaggatcaaactcccatctgtgtggtgtgtgacaaATCCCAGGCTCCCATGGTGCTGCAAATaaaggaagctgcccaggagtacaag gaaaaactggagactcatttgaagactctgagggaggagagagagaagctgatgagaaggaaaacaacagcagaagggaaaagccaggagtatctg aaatggacccaagccaagaggcagatgattgtggctgagtttcagcagctgctgcagtttctggAGGAACAAAAGCAGCGACtcctagcccagctggagcaattaGATGAGGCAATTAGGAGGTTCCAGATTGACACTGTCAGGAACCTCTCCGTGCAGATTTCCCGTATCAGCGAGGGGATCGGTGAACTGGAGGGGACATGTCAGAAGCCagcaagtgaattcctgcag GACGTCAGAAGCACCCTGAGTAG gtgtgagatggGGCAGTTCCAACTGCCGGAAGAGATTTCTCCTGAACtagaagaacaagtcagaggtttctcccaggaaacgattgctctgtcggagactctgagggagttcaaag CATTTCCAGTCTCCAAAACTGATgggatctcctgggtggagcgagaGGAGGAGTTGCGAATCCCAGGTCCTCcgagctgtgaggaaggggagatcatcagcaacaccctgacag AGTTTCCTTGCAGTTCATCGTGgagaataactcctgtctggatcATTCCTCTATTCCAACAGGTGACGGGACACTGA